gcaaaaatatttattatcttcaaatctgaaaaataacattttaagatttcataataataattatacaACAATACCAACAACAAACACTTTGATCGGGAATAgcataataaattataacaaTTTAAATGGTCAATTCTctttaaaagattataaaaaaaatcaacatTATAAGAAAAAAGCTTTCTACTCAACGAAGACAAACtattcaaatgataatatatcaaatgatgaattattcaaaaacaataacaacaataacatAACCAATGATGTCGATAACAATGGGAAACATCCTTTACAAGAAAATCATGataatgaacaaaatattgaagataatTGGCCTTGGGAGGAAAACGAATCTTacttaaataaagaaactttCTTAGATTCACATTcacaaaaaattaaagaaaacttcaataatgaaaattatgaaattattttaccTTTATACCAATCAATTAAAAGGAACGACTGCATCCCTTCTCTGGAGAcatattatcaaattatattttcaatcattaatagaaaattcgattcaaatgatataaattataaaatgtaCCAAATTTTATCCATTtatgaagatattattattaaacatAAAATGAAACCAACCgaagatatttataatttaattttacaaagTTTATTCACatcttcaataaaattgaaaaacacCAAAAATGGTCTAGATTTTTATAGAATTGCCATCGAAATTTTTTTACAGAttcattcaaaatataatttatcaaatgatttagtaattaaaaatttattaattgcaACTAATTGTTATCCAAATGttgattcaaaattaatgaatacagaaaaattaattaataccATTAATTCAATTCCAACTTTTTCAATCGaacaaaattataaattttattataattccCTAATAAACTATTCAATCctgaaaaatgatttatattcatttaataaattatcaactGATTATGAATTATTGATTGAAGATTTTAcaacaaaaagaaataataatttaataaccGATGATTATCAAATTTGGTCTTTAATCATCTTAggtaatatattaataaaaggCGATATAAATTATGCCACGcaaatttttgaaacaaaattaaatgaaatttcatctttaacaagcaataaaaatgaaatctttcaattagttaaaaattttattttatctgtTTCAATTGTTAATCCAAATCATGGTtatgaattattatcaacttttaaatcaaatataagTTGGTTTCCTGATTTTGATTACTACTTTTACTTACgtttattgaattattctCTAAAAGATTGGGATCTaactaaaaaatattataattccCTATATGCATTACCACTTCCAGAAAAGGTGGAAAAGAGTGATATCTTCAACGATAACTACAtctttgataataaaactttattatcAGACGATATggatattaatgaaaactGTATTCATGACTTCTTAATTGCACAAGCCTTTCAATGTAGTGATTCTGaaatgattcaaaatttaattcatgAATCAATTGTtaagaaattcaaatttaatgatttgaAAACTTATGAAGTTGtctttgaaattttcaaaggcaataaaaatatttattcagATGATTTCATCAAAAGTTTTATTGAACTTCATGGTGACTTAATTAAAGAGGAATActttaaagaaagaaatcttatttcaaatgataTGGAACATGAAGAAATGTTCCATACTCAcaatttaacaatattagATTCATTCgttaatttaattttacagaaaaaaatttatggCGAAACAAATGAGACTTCAATCTTTACTTCAaagtttttcaaaagttaTTGCAACTTGtcaaatatctttaatGTTTACACATTAACTAACTTGAAAATTTGCATAAACCATATAAATAAAGATCTTCTAACAAACTCATATGACTATAGTTCAATCTTGgatttttattcaaagatGATCTTAAAGATAAACAGGGTCGATTTATTGTTAAACATTCATggtaatttaaatgaaggCAATGgcattgaaaataataaaaattcaaatgatattttaaaaataaacttTGATCcacttttattaaatagcttcaatgaattcaaagTACAAGTTCATgatgaatttaaagaatttatgaataaatataaggATTTGCATTTTGAACCATCACTTTTGTCAAGCTCTGTTTCACAAgctattaaattatttgatttctcAACTGATATTGATCATTATTTTACTGGAAATTTAGGTGACTGGGATAAAAGTTATCCTATATCATTGGGTCCTGTGATTAGAAAATCCGAACACACAGGTATTAGAGAATTCAACCAGTTATACAAAAATGGCTATAAATTCGATTTTGAAACTTATAGAGCattgttttcttcaaaaaatttatcaacTTTCCTAACTAAGGATATGGTCATCAATGCTGTCAAAACTTGTATGGCTGAACATCAAGTTttagaattaaaaaatctaatcaaattaatggttcataatttaaatttagaCTCAATTCGTagtttaattttaaaagataaagatattttaagtGATAATCTTATtaacaatttaaataacaCATCATTAATGAAGCTAATAAAAAGTCACACGGAGCAGCAAGATTACctcaacaacaataataccTCCATGGAAGagttcaataattttttaactgatattaaatttccTCATAATTTTGCTACAATTAAAGCTCAAACAACTTTTTTCGAGTCCATATCGATGATTTACATGACACTCTATAAACAACATCAATTTGATAAGATAATagaatttaataaagtttcaCCCGTTCAAAATCTTTATTTGCTGTtattttcttatttaaaaacaaatgatttatcatctttcaaagaaaattatagaCTATACAAATCAAAACTGTCTGAAGAAGATTCTGTCATGCTATTGGCTACATACTACAATTCACTTTCCAAAACTGATGAAGCTATTGAAACAATCCAAAATTTTgtgcaaaaaaataatttggaGACAATCCCTTCCAAATTGAATGATATTTACAGCAATGctttatttaatttgaaatttattaatcCAAGTAAAGCTGCAAAGTTGATTCAATCAGTTAAAATCACCAATGAATACCAGCTAAGTAATATACTATCGTATTATTCTAATGATTTTCCGAGTATGATGTtacattttgaaaatttcagatcgaaacattttaatatttccaaACAGAACGTTTTGGAAATCATTTTGCAAAGTTATTGTTCGATACTTTCAAAGTCAACTAAATTGAGTAAAAATTCAAAGGATCTAAACCATTTTGATTTGTacattgaaaattatttcaagTTTAAATGCTATCTAATGGATTCTCATTTAACAACAAATGAGATTAATAAGATAATTGACATTTGGTATCATGTCAAACCGTCGGCCCTGTCTTCATTAGTTAACAATATTATGGAATCCATACATTTGGACCCAGAAAGAAATACCCTTTACATTCTAAATGATTTTTCATTCACTTTCAGACCAACAGAGTTGCGTTCTTTAATCAATCAAATCAAGATGTATTATGTAAAGGAACAGAAAAATGGTGAACAAAAATTACCTCTTCTTAccaaaattgataattcattgaatttCATCAATGATACCTATAAGCTAGAAGGAATCGTAATCTAACTTACATTCATTCAAGACTTTCATTACGTCCCTACGTATTGCATATTCAATATCGAACTCaacattaaaaatggaacataattatatatattccttttgtttattcaaactacttatttatttattcttaaTAACTTAATGATCACGAACATTtcatattcaaaagaaaaaaacaaattctattttatattatcattctTTCTAAATTTCTACTATTACACATTTTATTTAGTTAGCCAGATCAATCATAATAACTTCGTATTTTCCATATATTCTGACAGAGCTGTAGTTAAAGGAGGAACGTTAACTAATTTATGTATAATCAATGGTTTAATGCTTTGACAAAATTGTAAACCATGTCCCTTTGTGTCGTTAGATAACAAGCAAAGGAATGTTGCGGTAGCATTAGATATATCAGATAATTTTTGTGGGAATACGAGTTCCGGTAAGACGTTTTGCTCTACAGGTTTTATTGTGTCATCTTCTTcagttatattattattgacaGATTTCTTAATATCAGAAGATGAATTTGTAATTCTTTTAGCATGTTCTTCCTCGGCTTCCCTTAAGCTCAAAGAAGTGAAACGAGGTTGTATACCTTTAATTacaaatctttttttacTAGTGGCAGGGTCTGTTATCACCATTGCAGATGCATTACTGAAAGCATTAGAaacatttttgataaattcaaCAGCTGGTAGTAGCTTTTTACCAGTCTTTTCACGTACAGCCAGTGAAAATTTTGCTTCATATGTTCTCCACAAGGTAATTTGAGTTACTTCTGCTTCATTAATTGGTTCAAAACAACATCTTAACCACATAATAGACCTTAATGGTTCTTGGATCGCAATCAATTCGTTGAATAATTTGTCATCGATAGGTGGAGCATCTTTTGGTGGTGCTGGCTTTAAACGTTTGATTAATCTAATTTCATGATTATCAATTTGTTCATAATTTGGGAGTGGTATATTACtagttaataattttggtAATATGGCTGATAATTGAGTCATTCTGATAGGATCATTTATTAGTTTACTTATTCTTTCGTTTCCTGGTAAAATATACTGATATAAGAAATCCAACGAAGCTGTAACCAATTCGATATCacaatcaattaataaaaatgagaCAATTGCAGACAAGCTCTTTTCATCTAAATTCTCAGCGGCACTTAATTCATCCGATTTTGACCTAACAAGTAATCGAGACAGGGATCTAAGGATAGAGATAACCAAGTATCTATCTTTCGTGTAATTTAACAATGTGATcaatgatttaaaaaatggatCATCCAGTTTAGCTGGAGCCATGTAGGAGGAAACTGCTTCCATTATATCTAAAACGTAATGAATCAACTCATTAGCGAATGATACGTTTGAATGGTAAATCTGTTTTTCTGTATCTttgtttataaataaagtttcatattttgttaaaataaacaatatgaATTCCTTGATGGAACTATCTTTAACTAAAACTTGAACTGAGTCTGTATCTTGAGCTAAGTTTCTTAAAATCAACAATGAGTTCAAACCAAACTGCAAAACTGTCAATGGATCAGCATTACTTACCTCATCCTTGGCATTGATTGTTATCGGCTTATCAAAGTTATCCACAATTGGTACCATTGATTGGATAAATGCTTTAAATATTGGTAATAGATCTGGCATGTCCTTTAAACTAATTAAATACGGAGCTTTGTTACTATAGGCcagatattttttcaacCCCCATTTGATCTCTTCTGGAAGATTGCTTTGCACCGACATCTTCATTCTACTTAATCCATCAACACCTTTTGAAGTTTCTTTTGGTAAgttttggaaaatattcaaCTTAGCTAGTGTAGAAGCAACAGAGCTAGTCGAGGTAGCAGTGAAACCAGAAAAATCAACTAACCCACTGGACTCGTTTCTAGAGACTCTGATAGGAGTAGCAGCCATGTTTGAAAACATATTTCCATTCGTGACCTCTGTGTTTTCACCCATAACCTGGGTGTTAACCATAGGCTGAAAATTATCCATGTTGTATCAATATAGTAGTGTCACTAGCCTCGTCTTTCGCACCTTTATATTCCCACTTATTAAACTGCCTTGCGCACGattataacaataacacAGGTATCCTACAAGTTAAGTATCACAAAGTTCAACAAGGGAGCCAAACCTTTCATAAATACTCAACAAGGTCGCAATCCCatcaaatcaaaatttatcaCTTATCTTGTTTATTGCTGTATTGTATTGTACCTCTTGTTAATTAATGGTGGATGTGATGGGTagatttttgaaaaattgacaAAACGAGTTTCGAGACTATCACGTGATCGGATATTAGTTGTCACGTGCAGAGGGGCTGCTCTCAGTTTTAGAAGTCATCGCGATCGTCAAGACAAGGTTGGTTCAACGTCACCAAAGACTTGAATGTGAATATAAACGAACATTAGATGGCATGATTGTGAATCCCACCCTCAAGAATCAAGGGGTTCACAATGGGCTACCTGACGTAGTCAAGTCATTAAGTGGCTTGTTTTTAGAAGTCTCTTATACTTGTGCGAGGTAGAAAAGAAGATATCGAAACTAACCTTTTTATGATGGTGCTACTTGCAACAGTGTGGGAAAAGGTGATATAACGTACTTCACGAAGGGTGTATGTAAGTCACAAGCAAACATCTGATTCTCTTGGCTTGAAATCCAGactgaaaaaatatcttgTTAATCGAGTTCTGCCCTCTTTTAGCCACTCCATTGTAATTAAAACCGTCTCTCTTCTactttataatttaatagttCTTATTTGCACACAACGTCATCGCAGTGTTGAGGTTTCATGACGGATTCGTGACTGTGGTTAACGGCCATGAACCCCTCCCCCCACAGGGGAAGCTTGTCCCCTTTCCTTTATTAGACATTGATGGTGATGTTTAAGTTGTAGATACCTCAAAAAGGATTTTCTGTTTCCACCATCCAAGGGAATACACAGGGGATAATGACTATATAAAAGACATGATGGAATGCAtcgaaaataaaaaatataaagatgGAATTAATGGTTTACTTTACTTGTTCTTATTTCATGTTGTGgtgtattttatttgttacCACTAGAGGTGTAACGTAATTGTACAGTCTTTTTGAACTTATTGCTTATCAAAATGAGACTAGTTTTTGTATTAACCCTGTTTGCACTCTGTGAAAAGAGTGCTCTAGCTTTTGGGAATTCCCAACAATCTGCTTTCAACGTCGAGAAATGGACCCATGAAGACATCCTGGAATATCTAAAAGATGAAGCTGACGAGCTGAAGGACCTCAGCTCACAAACGTACGAGTACCTAAAGGATCACTTAGCACATAAATTAAGTTTTGGACACGAACAACGTACCGCTACTGATGTGGCCAGTGATACGTATCATGGGTACAAGGGCAGAGTCTGTGAATGGTTGGTTGATACTTGGACTACTAATGCAATCCACAAACTGTTAGATTCTGCTGGCATCGACTTCGACCCAAATGTATCCAGAGATGAGTTAATCAAAATCTTTAGAGATAACTTCGATGTTGCATGCAAAAAACTTAATGCGTCTGGGTATTATCCATCCACCAAGTTTTATTCTGAATGGACTCTGCAAGAACTCCAGGACTGGTTGGAGAGGTTCGGCATTGAGTATTCTAATGacataaaaaataaaagagaTGACTTAGTTGCTTTAGTGAAGAAGAACGCTTATCAGGCATCTGAATACGCTGAAGAGAAGAGAATGGACCTCATGAAGAAGCTTAACGAGAATGCTGGTGATGAGTTGTTCGATAAAAAGACAGGCAAATTGAACAAAGACGTTTTCGAACATTGGTCCAACGTAGATTTACAAAACTGGTTAGAAGATCACGGCATTAGCTACGATAAGGCCAAAGTCAAAGGCAAAAAAAATCACAAGTATTTGATCAAGATTGCAGAGGACAATATCAATTTGTTACAGGATGATGTTGACTGGTATTTCCAAAAATTACACCAGACTGCCTCTCCAATCCTCTACAAGCCAGCTAATTATATGTCACAACTGTATGATGTCGCAGCTGGAAACACGGGTATGAGAAAGTTTACACCAACGTGGCTTCAATATTTCTATGACAAGCTCAAATACAACTGGCATTGTCATTTCTCTGATGTTGATAAACTCAACACGGACAGTTGGTCTAAAGAGAGATTACAAGAGTTCCTCGATGTAAGGGGCGTCAAGTACCATACCCTCACGACAAAGCGAAGCCTAAGGAAACTAgttcaaaaaaacaaagataAACCAATTATCAAGAATGAAGAAAACGTTGCAAAGCTATTCAACAAACTGGGGTTATCAAACGTACATGATTGGCTGACGGAAACTACTCTCAAGGAAAAAAGCGACAAGTTGAGCAAGGATTCCCAAACTTGGA
The nucleotide sequence above comes from Tetrapisispora phaffii CBS 4417 chromosome 3, complete genome. Encoded proteins:
- the RSC9 gene encoding Rsc9p (similar to Saccharomyces cerevisiae RSC9 (YML127W); ancestral locus Anc_8.866), encoding MDNFQPMVNTQVMGENTEVTNGNMFSNMAATPIRVSRNESSGLVDFSGFTATSTSSVASTLAKLNIFQNLPKETSKGVDGLSRMKMSVQSNLPEEIKWGLKKYLAYSNKAPYLISLKDMPDLLPIFKAFIQSMVPIVDNFDKPITINAKDEVSNADPLTVLQFGLNSLLILRNLAQDTDSVQVLVKDSSIKEFILFILTKYETLFINKDTEKQIYHSNVSFANELIHYVLDIMEAVSSYMAPAKLDDPFFKSLITLLNYTKDRYLVISILRSLSRLLVRSKSDELSAAENLDEKSLSAIVSFLLIDCDIELVTASLDFLYQYILPGNERISKLINDPIRMTQLSAILPKLLTSNIPLPNYEQIDNHEIRLIKRLKPAPPKDAPPIDDKLFNELIAIQEPLRSIMWLRCCFEPINEAEVTQITLWRTYEAKFSLAVREKTGKKLLPAVEFIKNVSNAFSNASAMVITDPATSKKRFVIKGIQPRFTSLSLREAEEEHAKRITNSSSDIKKSVNNNITEEDDTIKPVEQNVLPELVFPQKLSDISNATATFLCLLSNDTKGHGLQFCQSIKPLIIHKLVNVPPLTTALSEYMENTKLL
- the MSC1 gene encoding double-strand break repair enhancer MSC1 (similar to Saccharomyces cerevisiae MSC1 (YML128C); ancestral locus Anc_8.867), whose product is MRLVFVLTLFALCEKSALAFGNSQQSAFNVEKWTHEDILEYLKDEADELKDLSSQTYEYLKDHLAHKLSFGHEQRTATDVASDTYHGYKGRVCEWLVDTWTTNAIHKLLDSAGIDFDPNVSRDELIKIFRDNFDVACKKLNASGYYPSTKFYSEWTLQELQDWLERFGIEYSNDIKNKRDDLVALVKKNAYQASEYAEEKRMDLMKKLNENAGDELFDKKTGKLNKDVFEHWSNVDLQNWLEDHGISYDKAKVKGKKNHKYLIKIAEDNINLLQDDVDWYFQKLHQTASPILYKPANYMSQLYDVAAGNTGMRKFTPTWLQYFYDKLKYNWHCHFSDVDKLNTDSWSKERLQEFLDVRGVKYHTLTTKRSLRKLVQKNKDKPIIKNEENVAKLFNKLGLSNVHDWLTETTLKEKSDKLSKDSQTWKNSIIEKWYQTLDTWTVDELSDYLNSFGIVSNPTATKNELIEMIKSNTKSFFGFPEPQPFYKRWYNGLFYR
- the RPM2 gene encoding ribonuclease P (similar to Saccharomyces cerevisiae RPM2 (YML091C); ancestral locus Anc_8.865), with the translated sequence MVFKSFKSKVNIRRLSQSYTSTPNAAPFLNHHGAATDVFFFNSNQHLNDNNHDNNDSQSNNKNDSNTYNGNDNLKYSNRNSKNSGKNYNINNSSKFIVPLLLTSTATTTNNNSATTTAATATPRRNSHLTSQNTTVAVASPSSIKSTDFPQNKHMKYLRQTNLVVKRRQKYLLSSNLKNNILRFHNNNYTTIPTTNTLIGNSIINYNNLNGQFSLKDYKKNQHYKKKAFYSTKTNYSNDNISNDELFKNNNNNNITNDVDNNGKHPLQENHDNEQNIEDNWPWEENESYLNKETFLDSHSQKIKENFNNENYEIILPLYQSIKRNDCIPSLETYYQIIFSIINRKFDSNDINYKMYQILSIYEDIIIKHKMKPTEDIYNLILQSLFTSSIKLKNTKNGLDFYRIAIEIFLQIHSKYNLSNDLVIKNLLIATNCYPNVDSKLMNTEKLINTINSIPTFSIEQNYKFYYNSLINYSILKNDLYSFNKLSTDYELLIEDFTTKRNNNLITDDYQIWSLIILGNILIKGDINYATQIFETKLNEISSLTSNKNEIFQLVKNFILSVSIVNPNHGYELLSTFKSNISWFPDFDYYFYLRLLNYSLKDWDLTKKYYNSLYALPLPEKVEKSDIFNDNYIFDNKTLLSDDMDINENCIHDFLIAQAFQCSDSEMIQNLIHESIVKKFKFNDLKTYEVVFEIFKGNKNIYSDDFIKSFIELHGDLIKEEYFKERNLISNDMEHEEMFHTHNLTILDSFVNLILQKKIYGETNETSIFTSKFFKSYCNLSNIFNVYTLTNLKICINHINKDLLTNSYDYSSILDFYSKMILKINRVDLLLNIHGNLNEGNGIENNKNSNDILKINFDPLLLNSFNEFKVQVHDEFKEFMNKYKDLHFEPSLLSSSVSQAIKLFDFSTDIDHYFTGNLGDWDKSYPISLGPVIRKSEHTGIREFNQLYKNGYKFDFETYRALFSSKNLSTFLTKDMVINAVKTCMAEHQVLELKNLIKLMVHNLNLDSIRSLILKDKDILSDNLINNLNNTSLMKLIKSHTEQQDYLNNNNTSMEEFNNFLTDIKFPHNFATIKAQTTFFESISMIYMTLYKQHQFDKIIEFNKVSPVQNLYLLLFSYLKTNDLSSFKENYRLYKSKLSEEDSVMLLATYYNSLSKTDEAIETIQNFVQKNNLETIPSKLNDIYSNALFNLKFINPSKAAKLIQSVKITNEYQLSNILSYYSNDFPSMMLHFENFRSKHFNISKQNVLEIILQSYCSILSKSTKLSKNSKDLNHFDLYIENYFKFKCYLMDSHLTTNEINKIIDIWYHVKPSALSSLVNNIMESIHLDPERNTLYILNDFSFTFRPTELRSLINQIKMYYVKEQKNGEQKLPLLTKIDNSLNFINDTYKLEGIVI